A stretch of the Kroppenstedtia eburnea genome encodes the following:
- a CDS encoding TcpE family conjugal transfer membrane protein, whose translation MSAEDEKAYRRSFNVQTVYSYHEGWNVPIRVWVKLPYLPGFFIEFQEGLFFILLEVLAYAFDSMGLGFEPLTQYGVIPIGLTILLKKIKPEGKYLYQWCHSFFRYMLTEKETDGALNPVDDSPGRLVILNRYYPGEKQEKKKQRRKRWFRRSNKTMAAS comes from the coding sequence ATGTCTGCAGAAGATGAAAAAGCGTATCGCCGATCCTTTAACGTGCAGACCGTCTATTCCTACCATGAGGGATGGAACGTTCCCATTCGGGTGTGGGTGAAGCTGCCTTACCTTCCGGGGTTCTTCATTGAGTTCCAGGAAGGTCTTTTCTTTATTCTTTTGGAGGTGCTGGCTTATGCGTTTGACTCCATGGGGCTCGGTTTTGAACCGTTGACTCAATATGGAGTGATTCCAATCGGCTTGACGATTTTGCTGAAAAAGATCAAGCCTGAAGGAAAGTATTTGTATCAGTGGTGCCATTCCTTTTTTCGCTACATGCTCACGGAAAAAGAGACGGATGGGGCGTTGAATCCAGTGGATGACTCTCCGGGCCGGTTGGTCATTCTCAATCGGTATTACCCAGGGGAGAAGCAAGAAAAGAAAAAACAACGGCGGAAGAGATGGTTCCGCCGATCCAACAAGACGATGGCGGCTTCCTGA
- a CDS encoding ATP-binding protein → MKQMRFPVLLRSANLVVSQNGQAHGFYHIPQLNYEFLSDGERFQLRNHLEKFLNECPYHVGFKSIPIPYSPWESVNDDPDQVPECLREAWKTSLANVERVLQELVPSREMLVLRVSMESVSGDWLEEIQRGFFELVRDPLAMTDQFVGGERYRLPVTEWERFEQAERDVFKYLTTYFHGGITPLSEEEVLYLTERCGCRGVSPGMQEEPMDLLVRDGYIHVSKADVERGMNDVDLSFKPMGMVRWRKDFPEETRTGYFQFLSTSWLPPAIVFPNRSEAFQKAKELPFPVEIDMDLEQMSNQVARKELKKKYDLIVGQIKHTVRSKGEETEQRDIGRDAERKATNEELDERLEQEKTPLFKMRLVFCVWGDTTEEVKNRRRQLISKMKEIGLRLEIPRTEQKTLYQSTLPGAEQINSHYIVRPTAEFISSLMPLATTEVGDPAGIFLGTTIMTGTRADQDQIDQWARGNTPVFMDERRAREHLSKTSSSLILGSLGRGKTMLKCYLMYRRLQRGVHQLLFEPKDELWAIAHELPELAELTNIVSISNSVRDKGKFDPLIGIGEDPEERLYKEQLAESMLLFLSGESDSSWAGTALGYAVHETIQEDHPSMMRVLDHLRAIATGERKYPDLVLNEHARDDVARVLANLNRKARQSQAQLLFGDGSEKPIDLSYPLTLLQMQGLQMPQEGRPDYRLNMTLLIAMTEFARRFVNRPTPFPKGVIFEENHRLIEVKEGEMAYREFMRTCRSKDADVMTIVHNARDLRTKQDKKLREGEDGGEEIRSNLGYRFCFSVGDEAEAESACDILGIPPTGKNINEIMGLGPGEWLMRDLDDRVAKVKLDLEQLDPRLFRAFDTRPEANRRREKEFGHLRENRITVGES, encoded by the coding sequence ATGAAACAGATGAGGTTTCCCGTTCTGCTCCGTTCCGCAAATCTTGTCGTTTCGCAAAACGGGCAGGCGCATGGTTTTTATCACATTCCACAACTGAATTATGAATTTCTCTCGGACGGCGAACGGTTTCAACTGCGGAATCACCTGGAAAAGTTTTTAAATGAATGTCCCTATCATGTGGGCTTCAAGTCGATTCCGATCCCCTATTCGCCCTGGGAAAGCGTGAACGACGATCCCGATCAGGTGCCGGAGTGCTTGCGGGAGGCTTGGAAAACCTCTCTTGCCAATGTGGAGCGGGTCTTGCAGGAGTTGGTTCCCAGCCGGGAGATGCTGGTATTGCGGGTGAGCATGGAGAGCGTCAGTGGGGACTGGTTGGAGGAAATCCAGCGGGGATTTTTTGAACTGGTGCGGGATCCGCTGGCGATGACCGATCAGTTCGTGGGAGGGGAGCGGTATCGGCTTCCCGTTACAGAATGGGAACGGTTTGAACAGGCGGAGCGGGATGTTTTTAAGTACCTGACGACCTATTTTCACGGCGGGATCACTCCGCTGTCGGAGGAAGAGGTACTCTATCTCACGGAGCGTTGCGGTTGTCGGGGAGTCAGTCCGGGGATGCAGGAAGAGCCGATGGACCTCTTGGTCCGGGACGGTTACATCCACGTTTCCAAAGCGGATGTGGAGCGGGGGATGAACGATGTGGACCTGTCTTTTAAACCGATGGGGATGGTTCGCTGGCGGAAAGACTTCCCGGAGGAGACCCGGACGGGTTACTTTCAGTTTTTGTCCACTTCCTGGTTGCCCCCGGCCATTGTTTTTCCGAATCGGTCGGAGGCATTCCAAAAGGCAAAGGAACTCCCATTTCCCGTCGAGATCGACATGGATTTGGAGCAGATGTCCAACCAGGTGGCTCGGAAGGAACTGAAGAAGAAATATGACCTGATTGTGGGGCAAATCAAGCATACCGTTAGGTCCAAAGGGGAGGAGACAGAACAAAGGGACATTGGAAGGGATGCGGAACGAAAGGCCACAAACGAAGAGCTGGATGAGCGACTGGAGCAGGAGAAAACCCCACTTTTCAAGATGCGACTGGTCTTTTGTGTATGGGGGGATACCACGGAAGAAGTGAAGAACCGGCGACGGCAATTGATCTCCAAGATGAAAGAGATCGGATTGCGCTTGGAGATCCCCCGAACGGAACAGAAAACGTTATACCAGTCTACTTTGCCCGGGGCGGAACAGATCAACAGTCACTATATTGTCCGGCCGACGGCAGAGTTTATCTCGAGCCTAATGCCTCTGGCAACCACGGAAGTGGGGGACCCAGCGGGGATTTTTCTGGGCACTACGATTATGACGGGCACCCGGGCGGATCAGGATCAAATCGATCAGTGGGCGCGGGGGAACACCCCGGTGTTTATGGATGAGCGGAGGGCGCGGGAGCATTTGTCAAAAACGTCGTCTTCCCTCATTTTGGGCTCTTTGGGTCGGGGGAAAACGATGCTGAAGTGTTACCTGATGTACCGGCGGTTGCAGAGAGGGGTGCATCAGCTCCTGTTCGAACCCAAGGATGAGCTTTGGGCGATTGCGCATGAACTGCCGGAGCTGGCCGAGTTGACGAATATTGTATCCATCAGCAATTCCGTCAGGGACAAAGGAAAGTTTGATCCTTTGATTGGAATCGGGGAGGATCCGGAGGAACGGTTGTACAAGGAGCAGTTGGCGGAAAGCATGCTGCTGTTTCTTTCAGGGGAATCGGACTCTTCTTGGGCAGGGACGGCTTTGGGTTACGCCGTCCATGAAACGATTCAGGAGGATCATCCCTCGATGATGCGGGTGTTGGATCACTTGCGGGCCATTGCCACCGGGGAACGGAAGTACCCGGATCTGGTCCTGAACGAACATGCTCGGGATGATGTGGCCCGGGTCCTGGCCAACTTGAACCGGAAGGCACGACAGTCTCAGGCCCAGCTCCTTTTTGGGGACGGAAGCGAAAAGCCGATTGATCTTTCCTATCCCCTGACCCTGCTCCAAATGCAAGGCTTGCAGATGCCGCAGGAGGGAAGACCGGATTATCGGCTGAATATGACATTGTTGATCGCCATGACAGAGTTTGCCCGACGCTTCGTCAACCGGCCAACGCCGTTTCCAAAGGGCGTGATCTTCGAGGAAAACCACCGGCTGATCGAAGTGAAGGAAGGGGAAATGGCATACCGGGAGTTTATGCGGACATGCCGAAGTAAAGATGCAGATGTCATGACCATCGTTCACAATGCCCGAGATCTCCGAACAAAGCAAGATAAAAAGCTCCGGGAAGGGGAGGACGGCGGAGAGGAGATCCGTTCCAACCTGGGGTACCGGTTCTGCTTCTCAGTGGGGGATGAAGCGGAGGCGGAGTCCGCCTGTGACATTTTGGGCATTCCACCAACCGGGAAAAACATCAACGAAATCATGGGGTTAGGTCCTGGGGAATGGCTGATGCGGGATCTGGATGATCGCGTCGCAAAGGTAAAACTGGATCTGGAACAATTGGATCCGCGCTTGTTCCGGGCTTTTGATACCCGACCGGAGGCAAACCGAAGGAGGGAGAAGGAATTTGGGCATCTTCGCGAGAATAGGATTACGGTTGGAGAATCGTAA
- a CDS encoding CHAP domain-containing protein: MFFIGFMGLILFLSILGAISVENENSKKDKEVYCWSDSKRLSPERLNKKLKNKGVFKGKGEVFIDAGERHGVDPILVAAIAMHETGNGTSKAVREKNNPGGLMKPGGGGLMVFSSLNEGIDRMTSNLYRLYIKHGLTTPEKIGPKYAPVGADNDPLGLNKHWITGIKGYMKQLGGASYKCGEAGKSGKAKGSPHTAYPYRNASVTGVDAWKFYNRQCTSFVAWRLNDAGIPFHNHMKSGRFGNATNWDVNARQIGIKVNKTPAPGAVAQWKAGNHASQFGHVAYVTEVKGDKVKIEEYNYKPYSFSRRTVPASQPSYYLHFK; encoded by the coding sequence ATGTTTTTTATCGGCTTTATGGGGCTGATTCTATTTCTGTCTATCCTTGGGGCGATTTCGGTTGAGAATGAAAACAGTAAAAAAGACAAAGAGGTTTATTGCTGGTCCGATTCAAAACGGCTTAGTCCTGAAAGGTTAAATAAAAAATTGAAAAACAAGGGGGTCTTCAAGGGGAAAGGTGAAGTCTTTATAGATGCTGGGGAACGGCATGGCGTTGATCCCATTTTGGTCGCGGCAATCGCCATGCATGAGACCGGAAACGGAACCTCCAAAGCGGTTCGGGAGAAAAACAACCCTGGTGGACTCATGAAACCGGGCGGTGGTGGGTTAATGGTCTTTTCCTCGCTGAATGAGGGGATTGACCGGATGACAAGCAACCTGTACCGGTTATACATCAAGCATGGTCTGACAACACCGGAGAAGATCGGCCCCAAATATGCACCCGTTGGTGCAGATAACGATCCATTAGGGTTAAACAAGCATTGGATCACTGGAATTAAAGGCTATATGAAGCAATTGGGGGGAGCCTCATACAAGTGTGGAGAGGCGGGGAAATCCGGGAAAGCGAAAGGCTCCCCTCACACGGCATATCCATATCGGAATGCAAGCGTCACCGGTGTGGACGCATGGAAGTTCTACAACCGGCAGTGTACCTCCTTTGTAGCGTGGCGCTTGAACGACGCCGGGATTCCCTTCCACAATCATATGAAGAGCGGACGGTTTGGAAACGCCACCAACTGGGATGTGAATGCCAGGCAGATTGGTATCAAGGTGAACAAGACACCGGCTCCGGGGGCCGTGGCCCAGTGGAAGGCCGGGAACCACGCCAGCCAATTCGGTCATGTGGCTTATGTGACCGAGGTCAAAGGGGATAAGGTCAAGATCGAAGAGTACAACTACAAGCCGTATAGCTTCTCCCGGCGTACCGTTCCGGCCAGTCAGCCGAGTTACTATCTTCATTTCAAATAG
- a CDS encoding type IV secretory system conjugative DNA transfer family protein — protein MGKWLAKQEEMTILGWIALIGFLGYFAWDKYLKPWVDQTFFDRGFFQWPSLSKLGIPFDWVPDWFPDATTVGILLLLLLIGYVSLKGYQIHQTQFGKAIRITPREGMKVDEKQVAELATKMNTVRRRLGGRVQKGRVWLRWVIHRDTKQGKIHVWLVTPMDQIARVRGLLENAYPDAELHIENTVPLPKGKKGEGGHLKLVRNKGEESAFGIQESTNQMGGILWAMNQGSWIDIRFSPENRKRLTKPGQRLVQKLTRGKKEQWTMRTREDRKKIEAATDRYLGHTAFSVSISLWDSKNKTSSLAGQIYSSFRFHNALKLNRYLWLAAWRNAVSWKWTVPLPWRRLVLSDSELANFFMFPDPEHQVHERLVRLAQGQRQLRKDEFHEGYTVGTQMHPFLPERPIKFPVRQFVWHPVVAGATGSGKGAFITTFAEEFLQGWAKDPTHHAGWTFVDPHRSTILKVITLLMKMEKEGCPIDWNRVHYFYLGPNDHPAGLNLLYKRDGDDIDQLTEQAAELIKTAYPGELSRTSVLIENGIATLLSDNRTRTIAELPRLFQDKAFRNGILDRVKNPAVRDFWANEDRKQSQQKQKKDTNIDALLTRLNPFFRNMAMQRMFGQSKNILDARCFFEEGHIVLVDMNGVSPATFQLAGGMITNRYHNEAVRRVSGRPHYLWIDEAPLLKKVPTFTEIVQEDRKRGLGLAMFTQDVDKLDKDLTESLKVNSGIVVSLNPGSAGARKAAELLGGSFTPEYLSDLKTLEAAAWVRSVGTVTMKLKPPVYYLHGKATAEDSPEENEAKEIALEKAMELQKRLGEGTPVKKVDEEILTRYQQVGG, from the coding sequence GTGGGAAAATGGCTAGCGAAACAAGAGGAGATGACGATCCTGGGCTGGATCGCGTTGATTGGATTCCTGGGTTACTTTGCATGGGATAAGTACCTGAAGCCCTGGGTGGACCAGACTTTTTTTGATCGGGGCTTCTTTCAGTGGCCCTCCCTATCGAAGCTGGGGATTCCATTCGATTGGGTGCCGGATTGGTTTCCAGATGCTACAACCGTCGGGATCCTGTTGCTTCTGTTGTTGATCGGTTATGTCAGTCTGAAAGGATACCAGATTCATCAAACTCAGTTCGGAAAGGCCATCCGGATCACACCACGGGAAGGAATGAAGGTGGATGAGAAGCAGGTGGCCGAATTGGCTACCAAGATGAATACTGTCCGGCGGCGGTTGGGTGGTCGTGTCCAAAAGGGAAGGGTCTGGCTCCGGTGGGTGATTCATCGGGACACCAAACAGGGGAAGATTCATGTTTGGCTGGTCACCCCGATGGATCAAATCGCCCGGGTGAGGGGGCTGTTGGAAAACGCCTACCCCGATGCGGAATTGCATATCGAGAACACCGTTCCCCTTCCCAAAGGAAAAAAGGGAGAAGGGGGTCATCTCAAATTAGTTCGCAATAAAGGGGAAGAAAGCGCCTTTGGGATTCAAGAATCCACCAACCAAATGGGAGGTATCCTCTGGGCGATGAACCAGGGTTCTTGGATCGATATTCGGTTCAGCCCGGAGAATCGGAAGCGATTGACCAAGCCGGGACAACGGTTGGTCCAAAAGCTGACCCGGGGGAAAAAGGAACAGTGGACGATGCGAACTCGGGAGGACCGAAAAAAGATCGAGGCAGCAACAGATCGTTACTTAGGACACACAGCCTTTAGCGTCTCCATCTCCCTTTGGGATAGCAAAAACAAGACGAGCAGTCTGGCCGGACAGATCTACAGCAGTTTCCGCTTCCACAATGCACTAAAATTAAACCGGTATCTTTGGCTTGCGGCTTGGCGGAATGCAGTGTCCTGGAAATGGACGGTGCCATTGCCTTGGCGTCGATTGGTCCTAAGTGATAGTGAGTTGGCGAACTTCTTCATGTTTCCGGATCCGGAGCATCAGGTTCATGAGCGACTCGTCCGTCTGGCCCAGGGGCAGCGGCAACTTCGCAAAGATGAGTTTCACGAAGGGTACACTGTTGGAACCCAAATGCATCCTTTCCTTCCGGAGCGACCGATTAAATTTCCCGTCCGGCAATTTGTTTGGCATCCGGTGGTGGCCGGGGCCACGGGATCCGGGAAAGGGGCTTTTATCACCACTTTTGCCGAAGAGTTTTTACAAGGGTGGGCAAAGGACCCGACTCACCACGCCGGATGGACCTTTGTGGACCCTCACCGGTCCACCATTTTGAAGGTGATCACCTTGCTGATGAAGATGGAGAAGGAAGGATGCCCCATCGATTGGAACCGGGTTCATTATTTTTATTTGGGGCCGAATGATCATCCGGCGGGGCTGAATCTACTGTATAAGCGGGATGGCGATGATATAGATCAGTTGACGGAACAGGCGGCAGAACTGATCAAAACTGCATACCCGGGAGAACTTTCCCGAACCAGTGTATTGATCGAAAACGGAATTGCCACCCTTCTTTCTGACAACCGGACCCGGACCATTGCCGAGTTGCCCCGGTTATTCCAGGATAAAGCATTCCGGAACGGTATTTTGGATCGGGTGAAGAATCCAGCGGTACGGGATTTCTGGGCCAACGAAGACCGGAAACAAAGCCAGCAAAAGCAGAAGAAAGACACCAATATTGATGCCTTGCTGACTCGATTAAACCCCTTCTTCCGAAATATGGCGATGCAGCGGATGTTTGGGCAGTCCAAAAACATCTTGGATGCCCGTTGCTTTTTTGAAGAGGGACACATTGTTTTGGTCGATATGAACGGCGTGTCCCCAGCCACTTTTCAATTGGCGGGGGGCATGATTACCAACCGGTATCACAATGAGGCCGTCCGTCGGGTATCCGGGCGGCCTCACTATTTGTGGATTGACGAAGCTCCCCTGTTGAAGAAGGTGCCTACCTTTACCGAGATCGTGCAGGAGGATCGAAAACGGGGGTTGGGTTTGGCCATGTTCACCCAGGATGTCGATAAGTTGGATAAGGATTTGACGGAATCACTAAAGGTGAACTCCGGGATTGTCGTTTCCCTCAACCCGGGATCAGCCGGTGCAAGGAAGGCGGCGGAGTTACTGGGGGGGAGTTTTACCCCGGAATATTTGAGCGATCTGAAGACCCTGGAAGCGGCGGCATGGGTGCGATCAGTGGGGACCGTGACCATGAAGCTGAAGCCACCGGTCTACTATCTGCACGGAAAGGCCACGGCGGAGGATTCGCCGGAGGAGAACGAAGCGAAGGAGATCGCACTGGAAAAGGCGATGGAACTGCAGAAGCGATTGGGGGAAGGGACACCCGTGAAGAAGGTGGATGAGGAGATTTTGACAAGGTACCAGCAGGTCGGCGGATGA
- a CDS encoding replication-relaxation family protein: MIFDWLDEQKIPELTKSERLMGVLFDLGMATADQLEVITGWSKRQLKDAREGIRSRGKSGEPKAEEQLLHQVVKQVRSMVGGEVPATENQLQWIRNGLRALAKSEVRKDEWLKFYTTFQREVVIYTLGSQGNRYVADLLGRTLGSYRELSPGQRLHTVGTTEILVRLLRAGIRPQQWLNTRETTDRLKRIREQWNMEPDGQGSWEVKREYIGPHILPDASVQIEDQWYWIEYDRGSKTGEKIRDQLDQYIQLRAKLGKPIDPVVWVTPNVERTEELRDRIYPKVLAKYPESFPVPTMYFFTEGEETGLFVNGEGKKTAEVVAGASGETQSSEEIQRIREERDQMEEQVQELRTELERKESRIEYLTRMVEENQRGKSEWEDWTRGLVEHLQNQQGGFLSKVTPAQSLGEYVQRQGTPGGLKFNETSQL, from the coding sequence GTGATTTTTGACTGGCTGGATGAACAGAAAATACCAGAATTGACCAAATCGGAGCGGTTGATGGGGGTCCTGTTTGACCTGGGGATGGCGACGGCAGATCAATTGGAAGTGATCACCGGCTGGAGTAAACGACAACTGAAGGATGCCCGGGAGGGGATCCGGTCCCGGGGGAAGAGTGGGGAGCCGAAGGCAGAGGAACAGTTGTTGCATCAGGTCGTTAAACAGGTTCGATCCATGGTGGGTGGAGAAGTTCCGGCAACAGAGAACCAACTGCAGTGGATCCGGAACGGGTTGCGTGCCTTGGCGAAAAGTGAAGTGAGGAAGGACGAATGGCTCAAATTCTATACAACTTTTCAACGGGAGGTGGTTATTTACACCCTGGGATCACAGGGGAACCGTTACGTCGCTGATTTGTTGGGGCGGACGCTGGGAAGCTATCGGGAGTTGAGTCCAGGGCAACGGCTTCATACGGTGGGGACCACGGAAATCCTGGTTCGCCTGTTGCGGGCCGGGATTCGTCCCCAGCAGTGGTTGAATACGCGGGAGACAACGGACCGGCTGAAAAGGATCCGGGAACAGTGGAACATGGAGCCGGACGGTCAGGGGAGTTGGGAAGTCAAACGGGAATACATCGGCCCCCACATTCTGCCGGATGCCAGTGTTCAAATAGAGGATCAGTGGTATTGGATCGAGTATGACCGGGGCTCGAAAACCGGTGAAAAGATCCGGGATCAGTTGGATCAATATATCCAGTTACGGGCCAAGCTGGGGAAACCGATAGACCCGGTGGTGTGGGTCACGCCGAACGTGGAGCGGACGGAGGAACTGCGGGACCGGATCTATCCGAAGGTGCTGGCGAAGTATCCAGAAAGTTTTCCGGTTCCGACGATGTACTTTTTCACTGAGGGAGAAGAGACAGGGCTGTTTGTCAATGGAGAGGGGAAGAAGACGGCTGAGGTGGTGGCCGGGGCAAGTGGGGAAACACAGTCATCTGAAGAGATCCAGAGGATCCGAGAGGAACGGGATCAAATGGAGGAACAGGTGCAGGAGTTGCGAACGGAACTGGAACGGAAAGAAAGCCGGATCGAATATTTGACCCGGATGGTGGAAGAAAACCAGCGGGGGAAATCGGAGTGGGAGGACTGGACCCGGGGGTTGGTGGAGCATCTTCAGAATCAGCAGGGAGGATTTTTATCTAAGGTGACTCCAGCTCAGTCTCTTGGGGAGTATGTACAACGTCAGGGGACACCAGGAGGATTGAAATTTAATGAAACCAGTCAGCTTTAG
- a CDS encoding HNH endonuclease produces MPKKRPPREVWIEIRRVVWERDGRQCVRCKTSLTLKECHIDHKISGKFGTNKLSNLRTLCRRCHVLRMDMRHRGMIAKALEDGIIPANWRDLVWED; encoded by the coding sequence ATGCCGAAGAAACGTCCGCCTAGAGAAGTCTGGATCGAGATCCGACGGGTTGTTTGGGAGAGAGACGGAAGACAGTGTGTTCGTTGCAAAACTTCATTGACTTTGAAGGAATGCCATATTGATCACAAGATTAGTGGCAAGTTTGGAACAAACAAGTTAAGTAACTTACGAACCCTATGTCGGAGGTGCCATGTGCTTCGAATGGATATGCGTCATCGAGGGATGATTGCAAAGGCATTGGAAGATGGCATCATCCCAGCCAACTGGCGAGATCTCGTTTGGGAGGATTAG
- a CDS encoding helix-turn-helix domain-containing protein, with protein sequence MERKCILGEILREENLTQTKLAEISGVPQSAVSRYSKGQSRLYDINHLFALAKALDRSIEDLFAEEQ encoded by the coding sequence ATGGAACGTAAATGTATCCTTGGAGAGATCCTTCGGGAAGAAAACTTAACTCAGACCAAACTGGCTGAGATCTCTGGCGTTCCCCAGTCCGCGGTCTCCCGCTATTCTAAAGGCCAAAGCCGTTTGTACGATATAAACCATTTGTTCGCCTTAGCTAAAGCTCTCGACAGATCAATTGAAGATCTCTTCGCAGAAGAACAATAG
- a CDS encoding sigma factor-like helix-turn-helix DNA-binding protein — translation MLNSMERDLVWVLEWLSTGRQPGNRRGMENRSYDQREVLWSQLSEKARRKIEWRESGKFVGTSSSARWLEQLPELLSESEYEAFVAVRGQALSFAQAASILHCSKSSVQSYVRRAENKLRRAVMEGKLSLPQYARGMANLDFERGR, via the coding sequence TTGTTGAACAGCATGGAACGGGATTTGGTGTGGGTGTTGGAGTGGCTCTCCACCGGACGTCAACCGGGAAACCGGCGCGGGATGGAGAACCGATCCTATGATCAGCGGGAGGTGCTGTGGAGCCAGCTTTCCGAAAAGGCGAGGCGGAAAATTGAATGGAGGGAAAGCGGAAAGTTTGTGGGGACAAGCTCTTCTGCCCGGTGGCTGGAGCAATTGCCCGAGTTGCTTTCCGAAAGTGAATATGAAGCTTTTGTAGCTGTGAGGGGACAAGCCCTGAGTTTTGCCCAGGCGGCCTCCATTTTGCACTGCTCCAAATCCTCCGTCCAATCCTATGTGCGGCGAGCCGAGAATAAGCTGCGACGGGCAGTGATGGAGGGAAAACTTTCCCTCCCGCAGTATGCAAGGGGGATGGCGAATCTCGATTTTGAAAGGGGGCGCTGA
- a CDS encoding DUF3168 domain-containing protein: MCSTYNALEWVRHGLYQCLTKDEQLMGKVSGVFEEAPEGQPFPYVTVDGIRSTSARTLSRPGEEVTATLRVWSDTAGFAEAIGILDDLNRLLADRELTGPEGGQVFCRYVESEAGIDPDHPRRKVSVSYSLLVREPDQDSN; encoded by the coding sequence GTGTGCTCGACGTACAACGCATTGGAGTGGGTTCGGCACGGACTTTATCAGTGTTTGACGAAGGATGAGCAGTTGATGGGGAAAGTGAGCGGGGTGTTTGAGGAAGCGCCGGAAGGACAGCCCTTTCCCTACGTTACGGTGGATGGGATCCGTTCCACTTCCGCCCGTACTCTGTCCCGTCCGGGGGAAGAGGTGACGGCGACACTCCGGGTCTGGTCCGACACAGCCGGATTTGCCGAAGCCATCGGCATCCTGGATGATCTGAACCGACTGTTGGCAGACCGGGAGTTGACCGGGCCGGAGGGTGGGCAAGTCTTTTGCCGCTATGTGGAGAGCGAAGCGGGCATCGACCCCGACCATCCCCGGCGGAAGGTTTCCGTATCTTACAGTCTGCTCGTACGGGAGCCTGATCAGGATTCAAACTGA
- a CDS encoding phage tail tube protein: MATQAIPGFKGSLSISNDGGTKYQRIAEMREATLTISQEELEASSFSSNGWMEYIPGLKEWELEAEGIYLLDDAGQDQLYNALVRGGTVRVRLFPNDDGGSEGYEGSAFITSWEVSNAVDDVVSISATLRDAGALDQTKAPEETASFL, translated from the coding sequence ATGGCCACACAAGCGATTCCCGGATTTAAAGGAAGTCTCTCCATCTCCAATGATGGAGGTACCAAGTATCAAAGGATTGCGGAGATGAGAGAAGCCACCCTGACCATCAGTCAGGAGGAGCTGGAAGCGAGCAGTTTTTCCAGCAACGGTTGGATGGAGTATATCCCGGGATTGAAGGAGTGGGAGTTGGAAGCGGAGGGGATTTATCTTCTCGATGATGCCGGTCAGGATCAGCTGTATAACGCCCTGGTGCGGGGGGGAACGGTGAGGGTGCGCCTGTTCCCCAATGATGATGGCGGCAGTGAGGGATACGAAGGTTCCGCCTTCATCACATCCTGGGAAGTGAGCAACGCCGTGGATGATGTGGTCTCCATCTCTGCCACCCTCCGGGATGCTGGCGCCCTGGATCAGACGAAGGCGCCTGAAGAGACCGCATCGTTCCTTTGA